The following proteins come from a genomic window of Perognathus longimembris pacificus isolate PPM17 chromosome 12, ASM2315922v1, whole genome shotgun sequence:
- the Pcmtd1 gene encoding protein-L-isoaspartate O-methyltransferase domain-containing protein 1 isoform X2: MKILLKVGGILVMPIEDQLTQIMRTGQNTWESKNILAVSFAPLVQPSKNDNGKPDSVGLPPCAVRNLQDLARIYIRRTLRNFINDEMQAKGIPQRAPPKRKRRKVKQRINTYVFVGNQLIPQPLDSEEDEKMEEDSKEEEEKEHSEALKPEEPPQNLLREKIMKLPLPESLKAYLTYFRDK, translated from the exons ATGAAAATCTTACTAAAAGTTGGAGGCATACTGGTTATGCCTATAGAGGATCAG TTGACACAGATTATGAGAACTGGACAAAACACTTGGGAAAGTAAAAATATCCTTGCTGTTTCATTTGCTCCACTTGTTCAACCAAGTAAGAATGATAATGGCAAACCAGATTCTGTGGGACTCC ccccttgtgctgtcaggaatcTTCAGGACTTGGCCCGCATTTATATTCGACGCACACTTAGAAATTTCATAAATGATGAGATGCAGGCCAAGGGGATTCCTCAGAGGGCTCCTcccaagaggaaaagaaggaaagtaaaacagagaaTCAACACTTACGTGTTTGTGGGCAATCAGCTTATTCCTCAGCCTCTAGACAGTGAGGAGGATGAAAAAATGGAAGAGGATagcaaagaagaggaagagaaagagcacaGCGAAGCCTTGAAGCCAGAGGAGCCTCCTCAAAACTTACTGAGAGAAAAAATCATGAAGCTCCCCCTCCCTGAATCTTTGAAAGCTTACTTGACATATTTTAGAGACAAATAA